The sequence CGAAAATTAGCATTGATTTTTCAAGTGCTATTCCGAACTCCCTTAAACGATATACATCACTCTTTCCACCGAATGAAAACAAGGGCAGGCTCCCGAACGGCATTTTTAGACCAGCTCAAAATATCCCTCGAAGAATATATGGATAAAGACCTTTAACTGTTTCAATACAGTGATTTCAAAGCAGTACACAATATGTACTGCTTTTTTTTGCCCATATCTGCCAATTGGCAAATGTTGGCAAATTCCTGTTACAAAATACTCAAAATGCCCTGAACCCCTTATTAAACAAGGGGTTTGCCTAATTGTAAAAATTTTTAAAAAACCGCCAAACCAATTGGCAAGGATTGGCAGACAAACACTGCCACCTTTAACAATTTTGCATAGTGAACATTTAAAAGCTGTGCAATGAAAATTATAACAATTGAAGAAGAAGCGTGGCAACAGCTAAACAGCCGTATCAATGCCATTGCCGACTACTTGAAAAGATTGGGCGATACCAGCTATGATGACCTGTGGCTCAATAACCACGAGGTATGCCAATACCTACACATCAGCGAAAAGACCTTATGGCGTATGCGAACCAAAGGCGAGATTGCTTATTCAAAAATCTACGGTCAGTATTTCTACACCATAGGAGCAATTAAGGATATGCTCAATGCCAATGCCATACAGAGCAGTGATGAATTTGTGCAGGAGCTTATGGCAAAAGGCAAAAGCTATATCGAAAAAGGCAGAAAGCTAAAGACAGATAAAAAATAGGTATGAACCCTTAAAAGTATATCCCTATGAATATTGACAGAATGGAATTTTTGGCGTGGATGGAACGCTTAATGGGTCGCTTGGATATGCTGGGCGACAATATAGATGAACTGCAAAAGAAACGCAACAGCATAGACGGCGAGGAATTGCTGGATAATCAGGATTTGCTTCAAATGCTTAAAATCAGCAACCGCTCCCTGCAACGGTATCGCTCCATTGGCAAACTACCCTATTATACCATAAGCGGAAAATTGTATTACAAGCTATCCGATGTACATCAGTTCATTAGAGAGAGTTTTAACCCACCCTCAAAATGAACGCCAATGAAAGACAAAGACTGCCTTTGAGTGCCACATTGGGCAATACAGCCAACGCTTAATTTACATTCGGCGGTAAACTTTAAATTTTTCAGATTATGAGCGAAGAAACAACAAATAAGCAGGAAATGCCTGAACAATTATCGGACATATTATTGGTGCTGGATAAAGAAAAAATGAAAATCCAAGCCGTAAAGAGTATTGACGAGAACGGGAAAATGGAAACCGTTGAACCCACGAAGAAAAACCAAAACCAGTTTATGCGTGTGGACAAAAGTGGCGATTTCTTTTCCAATTTCTTCTCCAATTTTTTCAGCCAGTTAAAGAACCCTACCAATTTTTCATTCTTCAAAGTGCCTGCACCTGTCGCAGTTGAAAAAGCACAGGAAATGCAAAAGCAGGTTGATAAGCCCACTCCCGAAGGAGAAAAAGTGATGAAAGAACACGAAGTAAAAACAGAACCGCAACAGGATAAAAAACAAGAAAATCAAAATAATATGGCAACAACACAAACAACACCGGAAGCGAGCGAATACCGCTACAAGCCGGAGCAGATTGATTGGGACACAATGAACAATCTCGGATTAAGTAAGGAATATCTTGAAAAGAGAAACCTGCTTGAACCTTTATTGAAAGGTTATAAAACTAATGAACTCTTACCGATTGGTGTTAACCTCGGTGGTACTATTCTCCGCACGGATGCCCGCCTGTCTTTACAGCAAGCCGAAGACGGAAAAGTTGTAGTAGGAATACACGGCATCAAAAAAGAACCCAACTTGCATTTTGAATTTTTCGGACACAAGTTTACGGATGAGGACAAAAAAAACCTGCTCGAAACAGGCAATATGGGGCGTGTAGTTAACCTGACCAACACCAAAACGGGCGAACTGATGCCGTCGATTATCAGTATAGACAGGCTGACAAATGATGTAATTGCGTTGCGGACGGATTTCATAAAAATTCCCGATGAAATTAAAGGCGTGAAACTGAACGATGAGCAAAAGCAAACTTTAATGGAGGGTAAACCACTAAAGTTAGAGGGTATGATTTCCACCAAAGGAACGGAGTTTTCGGCAACGGTACAGTTCAATGCAGACAAGCGTTATGTTGAGTTCCTGTTTGACCGCAATAACTCCAACAGGCAGACCCAAAGCAATGGGCAAACTCAAAACAACGGACAAAGCAATCAGCAAAGCCAGCCGCAGGAAGCTCCAAAAACATTCAGGGGCAAAGAACTGACCGATGAGCAGCATAAGGATTTCAAAGCCGGGCAAACCGTTTACATTGACGGATTGAAAGATAAGAAAGGACAACCGTATCAGGGTTATATCACTTTCAACAAAGAAACCGGAAAAACTGATTTTGCCTTTCCAAGCCAAGTTAAGGCACAGGCAAAACCTATCGAAGCCCATAAAACACAAACTGCCGTCAATTCAGAGGGCAAAACCAACGAAGCGACCAAAAACATCAAAGAGCCTTTGAAGTCGGGGCAACAAAGACCGAAAAACAAACAACAGCAGGAACAACAGGAAAAGCCGAAAGCTCCTGCAAAATCCAAAGGCGTAAAAAGGTAATCAAGTATGAAAACAATCATTGCAGAAAAACCAATCGTAGCAAGGGAAATAGCCGGACTTGTGGGAGCATCCAATAAAAAGGACGGCTACCTGACAGGTAACGGCTATTTTGTTACGTGGGCATTCGGTCATTTGATAGGATTGGGAATGCCCGAAGATTACGGGGTTTCGGGATTTGATAAAGCATCATTGCCAATGCTCCCAAACCCGTTTTTGCTGACCGTCCGGAAAGTGAAAAAAGACAAAGGTTATACAGCGGATACGGGTGCATTAAAGCAACTGAAAGTCATCGAACAGCTTTTTAACCGTAGTAACAGCATCATTGTAGCCACCGATGCGGGACGTGAGGGCGAACTCATTTTCAGGTACATTTATGAATACCTGAAATGCAACAAGCCTTTTGAACGGCTTTGGATTAGTTCGCTTACCGAAAAAGCCATTAAGCAAGGGTTTGATAACCTCAAAGATGGAAAACAGTTTGATGGATTGTACCAGGCGGCACAAGGCAGAAGCCGTGCCGATTGGCTCGTGGGCATCAATGCTACACAGGCGTTGAGCATAGCCGCAGGAAATGGCATTTATTCGCTCGGAAGAGTGCAAACGCCTACACTGGCTTTGATATGCAAACGCTATTTGGAAAACAAAAATTTCTCGGTAAAGAAATACTGGCAGATACAGTTATCGCACAACAAAGAACTGATAGATTTTAAAAGCCTTTCCAAAACCAAATGGGAAGACCAAAAACTTGCCGATGATACGCTGAAAGCCATTCAGCGAAGTAAAACGGCAACGGTTACATCGGTGGAAACCAAAAGCATTACAGAGCAACCGCCTCTATTGTTCGACCTTACTGGCTTGCAAAAAGAAGCCAACAAAAAGCTGAACCTTTCTGCGGAAGAAACGCTCAATATTGCCCAAAGCCTTTACGAAAGGAAGTTTATCACATACCCACGCACCGGAAGCAAGTACATTCCTGAAGATATGTGGGCAGAAATCCCCAACCTCGTAAGGGCTTTGCAGGACAGCGAAACCTGCAAGCAAGCCGTAGGGAAATTGAAATGGGGACGGTTCAATAAACGTATTGTAAACGATTTGCGTGTTACCGACCACCACGGATTATTGATTACTGATAAAATCCCATCAGCCCTGAACGCAAAGGAAAACTCCGTTTATGATATGATTGCCTTTCGATTGCTCGAAGCCCTTTCACAAGCCTGTATCAAAGAGATAACCGATGTAGGTTTACAAGCGTTGCATTATGATTTTACAG is a genomic window of Chryseobacterium nakagawai containing:
- a CDS encoding helix-turn-helix domain-containing protein, which produces MKIITIEEEAWQQLNSRINAIADYLKRLGDTSYDDLWLNNHEVCQYLHISEKTLWRMRTKGEIAYSKIYGQYFYTIGAIKDMLNANAIQSSDEFVQELMAKGKSYIEKGRKLKTDKK
- a CDS encoding helix-turn-helix domain-containing protein, which encodes MNIDRMEFLAWMERLMGRLDMLGDNIDELQKKRNSIDGEELLDNQDLLQMLKISNRSLQRYRSIGKLPYYTISGKLYYKLSDVHQFIRESFNPPSK
- a CDS encoding DUF3945 domain-containing protein — encoded protein: MSEETTNKQEMPEQLSDILLVLDKEKMKIQAVKSIDENGKMETVEPTKKNQNQFMRVDKSGDFFSNFFSNFFSQLKNPTNFSFFKVPAPVAVEKAQEMQKQVDKPTPEGEKVMKEHEVKTEPQQDKKQENQNNMATTQTTPEASEYRYKPEQIDWDTMNNLGLSKEYLEKRNLLEPLLKGYKTNELLPIGVNLGGTILRTDARLSLQQAEDGKVVVGIHGIKKEPNLHFEFFGHKFTDEDKKNLLETGNMGRVVNLTNTKTGELMPSIISIDRLTNDVIALRTDFIKIPDEIKGVKLNDEQKQTLMEGKPLKLEGMISTKGTEFSATVQFNADKRYVEFLFDRNNSNRQTQSNGQTQNNGQSNQQSQPQEAPKTFRGKELTDEQHKDFKAGQTVYIDGLKDKKGQPYQGYITFNKETGKTDFAFPSQVKAQAKPIEAHKTQTAVNSEGKTNEATKNIKEPLKSGQQRPKNKQQQEQQEKPKAPAKSKGVKR
- a CDS encoding type IA DNA topoisomerase, with translation MKTIIAEKPIVAREIAGLVGASNKKDGYLTGNGYFVTWAFGHLIGLGMPEDYGVSGFDKASLPMLPNPFLLTVRKVKKDKGYTADTGALKQLKVIEQLFNRSNSIIVATDAGREGELIFRYIYEYLKCNKPFERLWISSLTEKAIKQGFDNLKDGKQFDGLYQAAQGRSRADWLVGINATQALSIAAGNGIYSLGRVQTPTLALICKRYLENKNFSVKKYWQIQLSHNKELIDFKSLSKTKWEDQKLADDTLKAIQRSKTATVTSVETKSITEQPPLLFDLTGLQKEANKKLNLSAEETLNIAQSLYERKFITYPRTGSKYIPEDMWAEIPNLVRALQDSETCKQAVGKLKWGRFNKRIVNDLRVTDHHGLLITDKIPSALNAKENSVYDMIAFRLLEALSQACIKEITDVGLQALHYDFTVKGCKVIEAGWRSIKGSFSDDNTEPVQDLPELKKGDELKIKEASVLEKKTKPPGLYTEAGLLSAMETAGKEIENEDERKVLQNIGIGTPATRSAIIETLFTRNYIQREKKSLIPTEKGLQVYELVKDRKIADVAMTAEWELALQKIENNEADAEAFQKEMETYASSITNELLQTSIAQNNLPKLVCPKCKSQQLIIRDKIVKCPDEVCNWLQFRNVCGVQIGLADIENLVNKKKTSLIKGMKSKAGKKFDAYIVLNEDCKTSFEFAKNKSYKK